The Helicobacter ganmani genome includes the window CCTCCTTGTTAAGATTCCATTTGTTTGCACGCCTTTTGATAATCCTCTAACGTGTTAAGATTTAGTGTTTTGTCCTCATCTATCTCCACAAATTGCGCATTAATATTTTCCAAAAGTCTCATAAGTTTGTAATCTCCTTTCGCAATTTGCTCTTTAATCTTTGCAAGAGATTCTAATGTATAAATACCAAGCAAAGGGTGTATTTTTGTATTTTTAGCAAAAGTTGGTTTGGGATTTTTTGTGTAAGCTCGCCAAAGCATTGCAATGGAATCGCAATCCAAAAAGGGCGTATCAATGCTTATCACAAACACATCACATTGCAAAAACTCCAAAATACTCTGCAAACCAAAGATAGGTGCAAACTTGCTTTTAGGAATCTTGTGCCAATCTCTTG containing:
- a CDS encoding molybdenum cofactor guanylyltransferase — protein: MRFSIPCVLLCGGRSTRMGQLKQDLLIGNANVPKKQETLANFQARHLQQWFLSLYFSAKFEIPNTFGIATILDLSLNADNAGKDFNQKIHLADARDWHKIPKSKFAPIFGLQSILEFLQCDVFVISIDTPFLDCDSIAMLWRAYTKNPKPTFAKNTKIHPLLGIYTLESLAKIKEQIAKGDYKLMRLLENINAQFVEIDEDKTLNLNTLEDYQKACKQMES